A genomic window from Deferribacterota bacterium includes:
- a CDS encoding FAD-dependent oxidoreductase, with product MEDSRIKTDCLVIGTGIAGTTCALTLAKAGFEVVLITKRSALSLTNTYKAQGGIIYKGKNDTPDLLKEDIIRAGRNINYIEAVDFLSHKGPEVVKKVLIDDLRIEFTHIAGADIDDFNLTKEGGHSLERILYYRDQTGKIIEESLIESLNKFSNIKIETNATAVDLITLHHNSTDIQNRYILEDRCLGAYVLDNETGEVKTVLADYTVLATGGLGDIYLHSTNEKGTVGDGIVMAKRAGARVLNMEFVQFHPTTLYVPGGKRFLISEAVRGEGARLKNLRGEYFMERYNKEMKDLAPRDEVTIAIWEEMIKNKDEYVLLDVANFVNVDIKERFPNIYEECKKIGIDITKDAIPVVPSAHYFCGGVGVNLMGRTSINGLYAVGEVSCTGLHGANRLASTSLLEGLVWGYFSAMDMVKRINSGEKVNSRYLRNIRDWIPSGNLENEDPALIAQDWMSIKYTMWNYVGIVRTISRLKRAIEDLKHMYIRIEDFYKETVISKDIVSLFHGVQSAIMVADSAYRNRKKIGCHNIET from the coding sequence ATGGAAGATAGCAGAATAAAGACTGATTGTCTTGTTATAGGCACTGGTATCGCTGGTACAACATGCGCATTGACCCTTGCAAAGGCAGGTTTTGAGGTAGTGCTTATTACAAAAAGATCTGCTTTATCACTAACAAATACCTATAAAGCTCAAGGGGGAATAATCTATAAAGGCAAAAATGATACCCCTGATTTGTTAAAAGAAGATATTATAAGAGCTGGTAGGAATATAAATTATATTGAGGCTGTTGATTTTTTATCTCATAAAGGGCCAGAGGTTGTAAAAAAGGTATTAATTGATGATTTAAGGATAGAATTTACACATATAGCTGGTGCTGATATAGATGACTTTAACCTCACAAAGGAGGGTGGACATAGCCTAGAGAGAATTTTGTACTATAGAGATCAAACAGGTAAGATTATAGAAGAGTCCCTTATAGAGAGTTTAAATAAATTTTCAAATATAAAAATTGAAACAAACGCCACTGCTGTAGATTTAATAACCCTACACCACAATAGCACAGATATACAAAATAGATATATCCTTGAGGATAGATGTCTTGGTGCTTATGTACTTGATAATGAAACGGGAGAGGTTAAGACAGTGCTTGCAGACTATACTGTTTTGGCTACAGGAGGGCTTGGCGATATCTATCTTCATTCTACTAATGAAAAGGGCACTGTTGGTGATGGAATTGTTATGGCTAAACGTGCAGGCGCAAGGGTTTTAAATATGGAATTTGTTCAATTTCATCCCACAACCCTCTATGTACCAGGGGGTAAAAGATTTCTTATATCTGAAGCTGTTAGAGGTGAAGGAGCTAGATTGAAGAATTTACGTGGTGAATATTTTATGGAGAGATATAACAAGGAGATGAAAGATTTAGCACCAAGGGATGAGGTTACAATTGCGATATGGGAAGAGATGATAAAAAATAAGGATGAATATGTTTTGCTTGACGTTGCAAATTTTGTGAACGTTGATATTAAAGAAAGGTTTCCTAATATATATGAAGAATGTAAAAAAATAGGGATAGATATCACAAAGGATGCTATACCAGTTGTTCCTTCTGCTCACTATTTTTGTGGTGGCGTTGGTGTTAATTTAATGGGAAGGACAAGCATAAATGGTTTGTATGCAGTAGGTGAGGTATCCTGTACAGGTTTGCATGGTGCAAATAGGCTTGCTTCAACATCACTTTTGGAAGGTCTTGTTTGGGGGTATTTTTCTGCAATGGATATGGTTAAAAGGATAAATTCTGGAGAAAAGGTTAATAGTAGATATTTGAGAAACATTAGAGATTGGATACCTTCGGGAAACTTAGAAAATGAAGATCCTGCACTGATTGCTCAGGATTGGATGTCTATAAAATATACTATGTGGAATTATGTGGGTATTGTTAGGACAATATCTAGATTAAAAAGGGCCATTGAAGATCTTAAGCATATGTATATAAGGATTGAGGATTTTTACAAAGAAACGGTTATATCAAAGGATATTGTTAGCTTGTTTCATGGTGTGCAATCAGCAATTATGGTGGCTGATTCTGCATATAGGAACAGAAAAAAGATAGGCTGTCATAACATAGAAACTTAA
- a CDS encoding vitamin K epoxide reductase family protein: MKNKTLLLLLIFFSFIGIVDSIYLTHKGPHFELFEQICTNNVCDEFNIYIFGIELAVYGIFYYLTILALSLYNLYFYLSTNQKHFNTKTVILELIIVVIGLLCSLFFLYYQLAVIGGYCIYCLISLFTTIIIFLLVLIIMYTNKGEKLWIAKKIKI, from the coding sequence ATGAAAAATAAAACATTGCTTTTACTACTTATATTTTTTTCTTTTATTGGCATCGTTGATTCTATCTATCTCACCCATAAGGGTCCGCATTTTGAATTATTTGAACAGATTTGCACTAATAATGTTTGTGATGAGTTCAATATATATATATTTGGTATTGAGCTTGCAGTTTATGGTATCTTTTACTATTTAACAATACTCGCTTTATCCCTATATAATTTATATTTCTATCTAAGCACTAATCAAAAACATTTTAATACTAAAACTGTTATTCTAGAATTAATAATTGTTGTTATTGGGCTATTATGTTCACTATTTTTCTTATATTATCAATTAGCAGTTATTGGTGGATATTGTATTTATTGTTTAATTTCACTTTTTACTACAATTATAATTTTTTTATTAGTATTAATAATAATGTATACTAATAAAGGCGAGAAACTATGGATTGCAAAAAAGATTAAAATCTAA
- the gdhA gene encoding NADP-specific glutamate dehydrogenase has product MSTQDTIEEIYQKIVRKNPGETEFHQALNEVLYSLAPALVKYPEFVHEKIIERICEPERQIIFRVPWRDKNGDININRGFRVEFNSALGPYKGGLRFHPSTNLSVVKFLGFEQIFKNALTGMPIGGGKGGSDFDPKGKEDIEIMNFCQSFMTELYRYLGEYTDVPAGDIGVGTREVNYLFGQYKRITNKYESGIITGKSLNIGGSTVRKESTGYGTCFFLNNMLKTKNEGLEGKIAIVSGSGNVAIYAMEKLEQFGAKVVACSDSTGYIYDKNSIDVNVVKQLKEVERSRIAAYLDYYKDAKFIPKGNIWDIPCDLALPCATENELNGKDAAKLVKNGCIAVAEGANMPTTPEGIKVFTEANILFGPGKAANAGGVATSALEMQQNASRDSWSFAYTEKRLQEIMKNIHDLCFETADEYGSRGNYVKGANIAGFLKVATAMLELGLV; this is encoded by the coding sequence ATGTCAACACAAGATACAATAGAAGAGATTTATCAGAAGATTGTGCGAAAAAACCCTGGAGAAACTGAATTCCACCAAGCGCTAAATGAGGTTTTATATTCATTAGCCCCCGCACTGGTTAAATATCCAGAGTTCGTTCATGAAAAAATAATTGAAAGAATTTGTGAGCCTGAAAGACAAATTATCTTTAGAGTTCCTTGGAGAGATAAAAATGGAGATATTAATATAAATAGAGGCTTTAGAGTTGAATTTAATAGTGCACTAGGCCCTTACAAAGGAGGACTTAGATTCCATCCCTCAACCAATTTAAGTGTTGTGAAGTTTCTTGGTTTTGAACAGATATTTAAAAATGCGCTAACAGGTATGCCAATAGGTGGAGGCAAAGGTGGTTCAGATTTTGACCCAAAAGGAAAAGAGGATATAGAAATAATGAATTTTTGCCAGAGCTTTATGACTGAATTGTATAGATATCTAGGTGAATATACTGATGTACCTGCAGGTGACATAGGAGTAGGAACAAGGGAAGTAAACTATCTTTTTGGTCAATATAAGAGAATAACAAATAAATATGAATCTGGCATTATTACGGGGAAAAGTCTAAATATTGGTGGTTCAACTGTGAGAAAAGAATCTACTGGTTATGGCACCTGCTTTTTTTTAAACAATATGCTCAAAACAAAAAATGAGGGATTAGAAGGCAAGATAGCCATTGTTTCAGGCTCCGGCAATGTTGCAATATATGCAATGGAAAAATTAGAACAATTTGGTGCTAAAGTTGTAGCATGTTCAGATTCAACTGGTTATATATATGATAAAAATAGTATAGATGTAAATGTTGTAAAACAATTAAAAGAAGTAGAGAGAAGCAGAATAGCTGCATACTTGGATTACTACAAAGATGCAAAATTTATTCCAAAAGGTAATATATGGGATATACCCTGTGATTTAGCACTACCTTGCGCAACTGAAAATGAGCTTAACGGGAAAGATGCTGCTAAGCTTGTAAAAAATGGCTGTATTGCAGTAGCAGAAGGGGCTAATATGCCTACAACCCCAGAAGGAATCAAAGTATTTACAGAAGCTAATATCCTCTTTGGTCCAGGAAAAGCTGCTAATGCAGGTGGTGTGGCAACATCTGCCCTTGAGATGCAACAAAATGCTTCAAGAGATTCCTGGAGTTTTGCATATACCGAAAAAAGATTACAAGAAATTATGAAAAATATACACGATCTCTGCTTTGAGACAGCTGATGAATATGGCTCAAGAGGAAATTATGTTAAAGGTGCTAATATAGCTGGCTTTCTAAAAGTAGCAACAGCTATGCTTGAATTGGGATTGGTTTAG
- the hemE gene encoding uroporphyrinogen decarboxylase, whose product MFNDIILRTIKGEKTEYSPVWFMRQAGRYLKEYMHYKEKKNFIELCSDPKTIYEITLLPVNILKVDAAILFSDILIPLPAMGIPISYTPAPIVNIERIDHKFINNLKEIEPERDLKFVLDGIDLLISKLAVPLIGFCGSPFTIACYIFNNMIAKDFVGIKIFKDLHEKLFFKLMDILTTNLIRFLKAQINHGCKIIQIFDTWAGTLNSLDYKKFVYPYIKKITDSTTDAFKIYFIKNATPYYEFINNLNIDVLSVDWRQSLSEVNSITKNRFILQGNMDPYVLLTNKENAEEKCKTILDDAKSLKGHIFNLGHGIYPNSDVKIVKHLVNYVKSYTLE is encoded by the coding sequence ATGTTTAATGATATCATTCTAAGAACTATAAAGGGTGAAAAAACTGAGTACTCACCTGTATGGTTTATGAGGCAAGCTGGCCGTTACTTAAAAGAATATATGCACTACAAAGAGAAAAAGAACTTTATAGAGTTATGTAGTGATCCCAAAACAATATATGAGATAACCCTTTTACCAGTGAACATTTTAAAGGTTGATGCAGCTATACTATTTTCTGATATTTTAATACCCTTGCCAGCTATGGGCATACCTATTAGTTATACCCCGGCACCAATAGTAAATATTGAACGTATAGATCATAAATTTATAAACAATTTAAAAGAGATTGAACCTGAAAGAGATTTAAAATTTGTATTAGACGGGATTGATTTATTAATATCAAAGCTAGCTGTCCCTTTAATAGGTTTTTGTGGCAGTCCATTTACAATTGCATGTTACATATTTAATAATATGATTGCAAAGGACTTTGTTGGTATAAAAATATTTAAAGATCTCCATGAAAAACTGTTCTTTAAACTAATGGATATATTAACAACTAATTTAATAAGATTCTTAAAAGCCCAGATAAATCATGGCTGCAAAATAATACAAATATTTGATACCTGGGCAGGTACTCTTAACTCTCTTGATTATAAAAAATTTGTATATCCCTATATTAAAAAGATAACTGATAGTACCACTGATGCATTTAAAATATATTTTATAAAAAATGCTACGCCCTATTATGAGTTTATAAACAATTTAAATATTGATGTCCTTAGTGTTGATTGGCGCCAAAGTTTAAGTGAGGTTAACAGTATTACGAAAAATAGATTTATCCTACAGGGTAATATGGACCCTTACGTACTATTAACAAATAAGGAAAACGCTGAAGAAAAATGCAAAACTATACTTGATGATGCCAAATCCTTAAAAGGTCACATATTTAATCTAGGACATGGGATTTACCCAAATAGTGATGTTAAAATTGTTAAGCACTTAGTAAATTATGTAAAGAGCTATACCCTTGAATAA
- a CDS encoding radical SAM protein — protein MKVLFLQPPMGGWVTWGKHIAINVNHAQLAANLREWYPDIDIHVLDCRALNIDEEGMLSSINEIKPELVYMGDALQTTGVAAIHPRYKRAAELIKDKLPATKICVGGFYYGANAQKFLEETESYDFVISGETEVTMPELAKELSKKDPNIASVNGLAYKDNGSVKLTEYRPLYKNLDDLPLPAYDLFPMDKYVGFSYIKKYVETYHSRGCPNGCTFCVGWTNYDKRGKNDWQKYRIRSGKKVADEFELLIKNYGAKFICIMDEDFNVYRSRVEEFIMEMKKRNLKVPFFFMGRAPYHLRDKDLLKPLREIGFVCGLIGLEAVDEDTLKKIHKNVEVDQVAETINLFRENNIMSVVTWMVGYPDDDETKIKERFERIDMIDPDMSALQIMTPLPGIPIYDELKQYIKDWDLSKWDFQHAVVSTKYLSKEDLGRLAAWANREFYSKPGRVQRVLYNKNYHPTCRLIARCYVETADKHAQAAIKDEIFV, from the coding sequence ATGAAGGTACTTTTTTTACAGCCCCCAATGGGTGGATGGGTTACTTGGGGGAAACATATTGCAATTAATGTTAACCATGCACAATTAGCTGCTAATCTAAGAGAATGGTATCCAGATATCGATATTCATGTATTAGACTGTAGAGCACTAAATATTGACGAAGAGGGAATGTTAAGCTCAATCAATGAAATAAAACCTGAACTAGTTTACATGGGGGATGCCTTACAAACTACTGGGGTTGCAGCAATTCATCCAAGATATAAAAGAGCAGCAGAACTTATTAAAGACAAACTACCTGCAACAAAAATATGTGTAGGCGGATTTTATTACGGCGCAAATGCACAAAAGTTTTTAGAAGAAACAGAATCATATGATTTTGTTATCTCTGGAGAAACAGAAGTTACAATGCCAGAACTTGCAAAAGAACTAAGCAAAAAAGATCCAAATATAGCCTCAGTTAATGGATTGGCTTACAAAGATAATGGCTCAGTAAAATTAACTGAATATAGACCATTATATAAAAACCTTGATGATTTGCCCTTACCAGCATATGACTTATTCCCAATGGATAAATACGTTGGTTTTAGTTATATAAAAAAATATGTAGAAACCTATCATTCAAGAGGTTGCCCAAACGGTTGTACCTTTTGTGTTGGTTGGACAAACTACGATAAAAGAGGTAAAAATGATTGGCAAAAATATCGTATACGCTCTGGTAAAAAGGTAGCAGATGAATTTGAATTACTTATTAAAAATTACGGTGCAAAATTTATATGTATTATGGATGAAGATTTTAATGTATATCGCTCAAGGGTTGAAGAATTCATTATGGAGATGAAAAAACGCAATCTAAAAGTACCCTTTTTCTTTATGGGCAGAGCTCCATATCATTTAAGAGATAAAGATTTGTTAAAGCCTTTAAGAGAAATTGGTTTTGTCTGTGGACTTATAGGTCTTGAAGCTGTTGATGAAGATACATTAAAAAAGATCCATAAAAACGTTGAAGTAGATCAAGTTGCTGAGACTATTAATCTTTTTAGAGAAAATAATATAATGAGTGTTGTTACCTGGATGGTTGGTTACCCTGATGATGACGAGACTAAAATAAAAGAAAGATTTGAAAGAATTGATATGATTGACCCAGATATGAGTGCCCTACAAATTATGACACCTTTACCAGGAATCCCAATTTATGATGAACTTAAACAATATATAAAGGATTGGGATCTAAGTAAATGGGACTTTCAACACGCTGTAGTATCTACTAAATATCTAAGTAAAGAGGATTTAGGGCGACTAGCTGCATGGGCAAATAGAGAATTCTATAGCAAACCTGGTAGGGTACAAAGAGTTTTATATAATAAAAACTACCATCCCACATGTAGACTTATTGCAAGATGTTACGTGGAAACAGCTGATAAACACGCTCAAGCAGCAATAAAAGACGAAATCTTTGTATAG
- a CDS encoding YbhB/YbcL family Raf kinase inhibitor-like protein encodes MIIDKTKHLLYISILIIIFFNIPIFVSIGENNRNFTITSPAFKNGQEIPIKYTCEGKNISPPIKWFNIPKETNSLALIVEDPDAPAGIWVHWIIYNIPPNINGLTEQAGDLKSKLPKSADYGINSWKNLGYDGPCPPSNRHRYIFRLYALDKTLKNLKTPTKSELKTKMKGHIISVAKLIGTYERKKSK; translated from the coding sequence ATGATAATCGATAAAACAAAACATCTTTTATATATTTCAATCTTAATAATTATTTTCTTTAATATACCTATATTTGTTAGCATAGGAGAAAATAATAGAAATTTTACAATAACATCACCTGCATTTAAAAATGGCCAGGAAATCCCAATTAAATACACCTGTGAAGGTAAAAATATATCACCACCAATAAAATGGTTTAATATACCAAAAGAAACAAACAGTCTTGCACTTATAGTAGAGGATCCTGATGCACCTGCAGGAATATGGGTTCATTGGATAATTTATAACATACCTCCAAATATAAATGGTTTGACAGAGCAAGCAGGCGATCTTAAGAGTAAGCTTCCAAAAAGTGCTGATTATGGCATTAATAGTTGGAAAAACTTAGGATATGATGGACCTTGTCCACCAAGCAATAGACACAGATATATCTTTAGGCTTTACGCATTAGATAAAACATTGAAAAATCTTAAAACCCCTACAAAATCAGAGCTAAAAACTAAAATGAAAGGCCATATTATATCGGTGGCAAAACTTATTGGAACGTATGAGAGGAAAAAAAGTAAATAA
- the nadC gene encoding carboxylating nicotinate-nucleotide diphosphorylase, which produces MCIFPEKDRLIDKIIDLALEEDGPDITSEAIFSQNDTTRYVLYSKAAGIIAGIQIAERILKKIDPNSSFEILAEDGEHVTEGVTIANIFAKTIPLLKAERVILNFIQRMSGIATKTAEFVKKVEGTKAKILDTRKTSPGLRVLDKYAVKVGGGVNHRFGLYDMAMIKDNHIDCAGSIRSAVNIVKEKSPNVRIEAEARTLDDVKELIELDVNMVMLDNFKLADIYKAVDIVKDRVLLEASGGVTLDTVRDIALTGVDFISVGELTHSVKALDLSMKAVV; this is translated from the coding sequence ATGTGTATATTTCCTGAAAAAGATAGGTTAATTGATAAAATTATAGATCTTGCCCTAGAAGAAGACGGGCCTGATATTACATCTGAAGCTATTTTTTCACAAAATGATACCACTAGGTATGTTCTATATTCAAAGGCAGCTGGCATTATAGCAGGAATTCAAATTGCTGAGAGAATTTTAAAGAAGATTGACCCAAATAGTTCTTTTGAGATTTTAGCTGAAGATGGAGAACATGTTACAGAGGGTGTTACTATTGCAAATATTTTTGCTAAGACTATACCATTGTTAAAAGCTGAAAGGGTTATTTTAAACTTTATACAAAGAATGTCAGGTATTGCAACAAAAACAGCTGAATTTGTTAAAAAGGTGGAGGGAACAAAGGCTAAGATTTTAGATACAAGAAAGACATCCCCTGGTTTAAGGGTACTTGATAAATATGCTGTTAAGGTTGGTGGAGGGGTAAACCATAGATTTGGTCTATATGATATGGCTATGATTAAAGATAATCATATTGATTGTGCTGGTTCAATTAGGAGTGCTGTTAATATTGTAAAAGAAAAAAGCCCTAATGTTAGGATTGAGGCTGAGGCGAGAACCCTTGATGATGTAAAAGAGCTTATTGAGCTTGATGTTAATATGGTTATGCTTGATAATTTTAAATTAGCTGACATATATAAAGCAGTTGATATTGTTAAAGATAGGGTTTTATTAGAGGCTTCAGGTGGAGTTACCTTGGATACTGTAAGGGATATAGCATTAACAGGCGTTGATTTTATATCTGTAGGGGAGTTAACCCATTCTGTTAAAGCTCTCGATTTGTCTATGAAGGCAGTAGTTTAA
- a CDS encoding class II aldolase/adducin family protein, which yields MVDKKVDKNIVNEIIFWGKELYDKELVISTSGNISIKVNNKIYITAHNAYLGYLNEDDIILLDEKGNILEGKGEPTTEKKLHLSIYENLPDKNVVIHAHPSYTSYFYNYFDKLETPTFEEKLYLGNIGVVPQNSPTVVDVKPVIDAFDINSIVVLKRHGVVAAGKDFKSAFSLIYLLENNAKLNLICNSLKAEKSEKPKDENKNKKKYKLFSEEHINALTDIINNDEKAQSLGKEYNLTTILTVKDNDTIISFHYKNGKIIEISHNDKSADFIFSANKNVWRQIFNRENDPFVAYSQGKIKLKGDFNKLSTWFPVFERTFELWGLAPVE from the coding sequence ATGGTAGATAAAAAAGTAGATAAAAATATTGTAAATGAAATAATTTTTTGGGGTAAAGAACTCTATGATAAAGAACTAGTCATTTCAACATCTGGTAATATCTCTATAAAAGTAAATAATAAAATCTATATTACAGCACATAATGCATATTTGGGATACCTCAATGAAGATGATATTATACTGTTAGATGAAAAGGGTAACATTTTAGAGGGAAAAGGGGAGCCAACAACTGAGAAAAAACTACATCTAAGTATTTATGAAAATTTACCGGATAAGAATGTAGTTATCCATGCTCATCCATCATATACTTCATATTTTTATAACTATTTTGATAAATTAGAAACGCCTACATTTGAAGAAAAACTTTATTTAGGTAATATTGGGGTAGTGCCACAGAATTCACCAACAGTAGTTGATGTAAAACCTGTTATAGATGCTTTTGATATAAATAGTATAGTTGTTTTAAAAAGGCACGGTGTTGTTGCTGCAGGAAAAGATTTTAAAAGTGCCTTCTCACTAATTTATCTATTAGAAAACAATGCAAAGCTTAATCTTATATGTAATTCCTTAAAGGCAGAAAAGAGTGAGAAGCCTAAAGATGAGAATAAAAATAAGAAAAAATATAAATTATTCTCAGAAGAACATATCAATGCCCTTACTGATATAATAAACAATGATGAGAAAGCTCAAAGCTTAGGCAAAGAATATAATTTAACAACTATACTAACTGTCAAAGATAATGACACAATTATTTCTTTTCATTATAAAAATGGCAAAATTATAGAGATTAGTCATAATGATAAATCAGCAGATTTTATATTTTCAGCTAACAAAAATGTTTGGAGACAGATTTTTAATAGAGAAAATGATCCCTTTGTAGCTTATAGTCAGGGAAAAATAAAATTAAAGGGTGATTTTAATAAATTATCCACATGGTTCCCAGTCTTTGAGAGAACTTTTGAACTTTGGGGTTTAGCACCAGTGGAGTGA
- the hemH gene encoding ferrochelatase has product MNNDLLILFYIGAPKDTIELKEFILNIFSDRDVVNLKIPLFLQKLLANIIASIKIRKSAKIYNNYFNGASPQIEILNSFTEKIKMKYQLYYKRELDIKLAMCYTEPYIEKVISSLYKKSYNKIYITTLYPHYSYTTVGVCFKRFFNSTFYNPVDNNYTIKNFWFFEPKYNKLLCDRIVESCKKLNVSLNDTTLVFTAHSLPLSTKLKGDPYTDHLQEHINIILKQLKPLSPKNYYLSFQSKASFGKWLKPSTIEIINKLINEGVNNIIFIPITFINDHIETIYEIDNLYIKKLNDYNINAIRIDSLNDDDRFVEAFIDMLD; this is encoded by the coding sequence TTGAATAATGATTTATTAATACTTTTCTATATAGGAGCGCCTAAAGATACAATAGAGTTGAAGGAATTTATACTTAATATTTTCTCAGATAGAGATGTTGTTAACCTAAAAATACCTTTATTTTTACAAAAACTACTAGCAAATATTATAGCCTCTATAAAAATAAGAAAAAGTGCAAAAATATATAACAACTATTTCAATGGGGCTTCACCCCAAATAGAAATACTTAATAGTTTCACAGAAAAGATAAAAATGAAATATCAATTATACTACAAAAGGGAGTTAGATATTAAACTTGCCATGTGTTACACAGAACCCTACATTGAAAAAGTGATTAGCTCTTTATATAAAAAGAGTTATAATAAGATATATATTACAACCCTTTATCCTCACTATTCTTACACAACAGTTGGGGTATGCTTTAAAAGGTTTTTTAACAGTACCTTTTACAACCCTGTGGATAACAACTACACTATAAAAAACTTTTGGTTCTTTGAACCAAAATATAATAAATTATTATGCGATAGGATTGTTGAAAGTTGTAAAAAATTAAATGTCAGCCTCAACGATACTACATTGGTATTTACAGCACATTCACTGCCACTAAGTACAAAATTAAAGGGAGATCCCTACACTGACCATTTACAAGAGCATATAAATATTATTCTAAAACAATTAAAACCGTTATCTCCAAAAAATTACTATCTATCATTTCAAAGTAAAGCCTCCTTTGGAAAATGGTTAAAACCATCAACAATTGAGATTATTAATAAATTAATAAATGAAGGTGTCAACAATATCATATTTATCCCTATTACTTTTATTAATGATCATATTGAGACAATCTATGAAATTGATAACTTATATATTAAAAAATTAAATGATTACAATATAAATGCAATTAGGATAGATAGTCTAAATGATGACGATAGATTTGTAGAAGCTTTTATTGATATGCTTGACTAA
- the nadA gene encoding quinolinate synthase NadA: protein MTKNEARQVILKIKEDFGNKLVILGHHYQSDDIVELSDYVGDSLELARRVTHLKEAKIIVFCGVHFMAETAAILAPDKDVYIPDKNAGCPLADMANIDEVLEAWEVISKIGKAVVPITYINSTASIKSFCGQMGGTVCTSGNSQDVFRWALNNFETIFFLPDRNLGRNTAYSLNIEDSYICEWDSTKKNNIDYIEDLKNAKVILWNGYCPIHWPIFSVNDIKRLRNLYPNIKIIVHPEAGPETVKASDCYGSTAKIINFAYEQKMGTKIAIGTEYNLVNRLANKLKGQVDVLPLKRIKCEDMERITIEKLASTLINLDKSEKVIVDSFIADNALVSIKNMLTI, encoded by the coding sequence ATGACAAAAAATGAAGCAAGGCAAGTAATATTAAAAATAAAAGAAGATTTTGGAAATAAGCTTGTAATATTAGGGCACCACTACCAAAGTGATGATATTGTTGAATTATCAGACTATGTTGGGGATTCTCTGGAGCTTGCAAGGCGTGTCACCCATCTAAAAGAGGCAAAAATTATTGTATTTTGTGGTGTACATTTTATGGCAGAGACTGCTGCAATACTAGCTCCTGATAAGGATGTGTATATTCCAGATAAAAATGCTGGTTGTCCACTAGCAGATATGGCTAACATAGATGAAGTGCTTGAGGCATGGGAAGTAATTAGTAAAATTGGGAAAGCTGTTGTGCCAATAACCTATATTAATTCTACTGCATCAATTAAGTCATTTTGTGGTCAAATGGGTGGAACTGTTTGTACATCAGGGAATAGTCAGGATGTGTTTAGATGGGCTTTAAATAATTTTGAGACAATATTTTTTTTACCTGATAGAAACCTGGGAAGAAATACTGCCTATTCATTAAATATTGAAGATAGTTATATATGTGAATGGGATTCAACAAAGAAGAACAATATAGATTATATAGAAGATTTAAAAAATGCCAAGGTAATTTTATGGAATGGATATTGTCCTATTCATTGGCCTATTTTTTCTGTTAATGATATTAAAAGATTAAGAAATTTGTATCCTAATATTAAAATTATAGTTCATCCAGAAGCTGGCCCTGAAACAGTTAAAGCGAGTGATTGCTATGGCTCTACTGCTAAAATAATAAATTTTGCTTATGAACAGAAGATGGGGACAAAAATTGCGATTGGTACAGAATACAATTTAGTTAATAGGCTTGCAAATAAATTAAAGGGGCAGGTTGATGTTTTGCCTCTAAAGAGAATTAAGTGTGAGGATATGGAGAGGATAACAATAGAGAAACTAGCATCTACCCTTATAAATCTTGATAAAAGTGAAAAGGTTATAGTAGATAGTTTTATAGCTGACAACGCCTTGGTTTCTATAAAAAATATGTTAACAATATAA